In Helianthus annuus cultivar XRQ/B chromosome 9, HanXRQr2.0-SUNRISE, whole genome shotgun sequence, the following are encoded in one genomic region:
- the LOC110877758 gene encoding beta-hexosaminidase 1, translating to MSTRFPTINPNSPHFFFTIFSICLCLTPIITNSRTIRTITSSSHLSDDSSTTYLWPLPSEFTSGNETLTVNPNLSISGSGNGGNSVIVRDAFARYKSIIFKHVGRSKFKFSDLDYDVGKVNVIVHSSDEELQLGVDESYTLLIAKSNGLSIIGEVTIEANTVYGALRGLETFSQLCGFDYGTKTVQIYKAPWFIKDKPRFAFRGLLLDTSRHYYPIEIIKQIIESMSYAKLNVLHWHIIDEQSFPLEVPAYPKLWKGAYTKWERYTVEDASEIVNFAKMRGINVMAEIDVPGHAESWGTGYPDLWPSSSCREPLDVSKNFTFEVLSGILQDMRDIFPFELFHLGGDEVNTDCWKYTPHVKQWLKERNMTEKDAYQYFVIKGQEIAISKNWIPVNWEETFNTFAEKLNPKTVVHNWLGPGVCPKAVAQGFKCIYSNQGVWYLDHLDVQWDGFYDAEPLEGITDSTEQKLVIGGEVCMWSETADPSNVQQTIWPRAAAAAERLWTSKEAAPISNTSETALTRLQYFRCLLTRRGVQASPVTNFYARSPPSGPGSCYDQ from the exons ATGTCCACCAGATTCCCCACTATAAACCCTAATTCACCACACTTTTTCTTCACAATTTTCTCAATATGTCTCTGTCTAACACCAATCATCACCAATTCACGAACAATTCGAACAATTACCTCTTCTTCACACCTCTCAGACGATTCATCCACCACATACCTCTGGCCGTTACCGTCGGAATTCACTTCCGGCAACGAAACCCTaactgtaaaccctaatttatccATCTCCGGCTCCGGCAACGGCGGAAATTCAGTTATTGTTCGAGACGCCTTTGCGAGATACAAATCGATTATATTTAAGCATGTAGGAAGGTCTAAATTTAAATTTAGCGATTTGGATTATGATGTTGGTAAAGTTAATGTTATTGTTCATTCTAGCGATGAAGAG CTACAATTAGGTGTTGATGAGAGTTATACGTTGTTGATTGCGAAGAGTAATGGGCTTTCGATTATCGGAGAGGTTACTATTGAA GCGAATACGGTATATGGTGCATTGCGCGGATTAGAG ACTTTTAGCCAATTATGTGGTTTTGATTATGGAACTAAAACTGTACAAATTTACAAAGCTCCATGGTTTATCAAAGATAAACCACGATTTGCGTTTCGCGGGCTTTTACTTG ATACTTCAAGACACTATTACCCAATTGAGATAATCAAGCAAATAATTGAATCTATGTCATATGCCAAACTT AATGTTCTGCATTGGCACATCATAGATGAACAGTCATTTCCTTTAGAAGTACCTGCATATCCAAAGCTATGGAAAGGTGCATATACGAAGTGGGAACGGTATACTGTGGAAGATGCTTCTGAAATAGTTAA CTTTGCGAAGATGAGAG GTATTAATGTTATGGCAGAGATTGATGTTCCTGGTCATGCAGAATCATG GGGTACTGGATATCCTGATCTTTGGCCTTCATCTTCATGTAGAGAACCTCTGGATGTTTCAAAGAACTTCACTTTTGAGGTGCTTTCTGGGATTTTACAAG ATATGCGCGATATATTTCCTTTTGAGCTCTTTCATCTAGGAGGTGATGAAGTCAATACTG ATTGTTGGAAATACACCCCACATGTGAAGCAATG GCTTAAAGAGAGGAACATGACAGAAAAGGATGCATATCAGTATTTTGTGATCAAAGGTCAAGAGATAGCTATATCCAAAAACTGGATCCCTGTCAATTG GGAAGAAACGTTCAACACGTTTGCCGAAAAGCTCAATCCAAAGACTGTTGTGCATAACTG GTTGGGCCCAGGTGTTTGTCCAAAGGCAGTTGCACAAGGGTTTAAGTGCATATACAGCAATCAAGGGGTTTGGTACCTCGATCATTTGGATGTCCAATGGGATGGTTTCTATGATGCTGAGCCACTAGAAGGGATAACTGATTCTACTGAACAAAAACTTGTGATTGGTGGAGAAGTTTGCATGTGGAGTGAGACCGCTGATCCTTCAAATGTTCAGCAAACAATATGGCCTCGTGCTGCAGCTGCCGCAG AGCggttatggacctcgaaggaagCGGCACCGATAAGCAACACATCTGAGACTGCATTAACCAGGCTGCAGTACTTCAGGTGCCTACTGACTAGGCGTGGTGTTCAAGCTAGCCCTGTAACAAACTTCTATGCTCGAAGCCCGCCTTCTGGTCCAGGATCATGCTATGACCAGTAA
- the LOC110875750 gene encoding extensin-like, with the protein MPPRFRRGRGKAPLTGHDHEVGPSHRRTPSITMSTSPQEPWRTYIEPGRRSVSLSSSPSYLHSFGPQSENEPNNPQPSFIPLQRSNSHHSFNDPTPAFQSRFNPANYIQEPVGFNPLGPEDHFSGGHAMDMDEDSDPVEPATGTPNHPIEISNGSSFHGSPYRGPDSYQARFNQFECHYPPLQEEEPQMGGPSNPISEVDSEPVAPPLGFGNPIPAYAGSAAYNPFEQPGHTNYNYVDVDPYQAAWDYNALHPEGPYGGPWTTGHPPYVYLHPPPPQPLYQPPPRPQLIPPERQQEVLDRLDQVEREVQEDRIERQGFFKGLAGLLGKSKRRDY; encoded by the exons ATGCCGCCACGATTCCGGAGAGGCAGAGGCAAGGCCCCGTTAACGGGCCATGATCACGAGGTCGGGCCTTCCCACCGGCGCACACCATCAATTACCATGAGCACCAGTCCCCAAGAGCCTTGGAGGACTTACattgaacccgggaggcgatcCGTCTCCCTAAGCTCCTCACCATCATACCTTCATTCTTTTGGGCCTCAGTCTGAGAATGAGCCCAACAACCCCCAACCTTCGTTCATACCTCTTCAGCGATCGAATTCGCACCATTCATTCAATGACCCCACTCCTGCttttcagagccggttcaaccctgCTAACTacattcaagaacccgtgggttttaacccattgggaccagAGGACCATTTTTCCGGCGGTCACGccatggatatggacgaggactcagaccccgtcgagcctgcaaccGGAACCCCAAACCATCCCATCGAAATCTCTAATGGGTCttcttttcatggatcaccttaccgtggtcctgaCAGCTACCAGGCAAGGTTCAACCAGTTTGAGTG CCACTACCCaccactccaagaagaagaacCGCAGATGGGGGGACCATCAAACCCCATCTCGGAAGTAGACTCTGAGCCTGTGGCACCACCGTTGGGTTTTGgtaacccaatccctgcatacgccggttcagcggcgtataatccATTCGAGCAGCCAGGCCATACAAATTACAACTATGTGGATGTTGATCCTTATCAAGCGGCGTGGGACTACAACGCTCTTcatcctgaagggccctatggtggtccttggactacTGGGCACCCACCTTATGTGTACCTgcatccgccacctcctcaaccactgtatcagccaccgccgcggCCGCAGCTGATCCCGCCAGAACGCCAACAAGAGGTTCTTGATAGATTAGACCAAGTTGAGCGGGAAGTTCAAGAAGACCGCATTGAACgtcaaggcttcttcaagggtttaGCAGGCCTACTcgggaagtccaagagaagggatTATTGA
- the LOC110875751 gene encoding bcl-2-associated transcription factor 1-like: protein MEPFNNPNNPNNPTQPNVFSVPAYYPTLEPNQFSQYSSNAFASFQHSPNQFAQFSQNQALQQMMLRGAYNFPPNPTPPVQPQPIPTQPFQQSEPDDDVEVVPETQPAKGKGKRNKGKQVVGEQSSKPKSTKWTPIEEEALAKALIATSNNKTKGNNQTGDGFWSKVLAKFLDLMDQGLYRDIDSVSSKWRKLNSAVNRFCEEYNKIYTSGRRSGMSDDDVFKQALDKYKSNNGTEMVTDSQRGGDGETPKKSETGSFSTGGSDARCHINLNDDADFDEEEYAVHEAERPPGRDKSNKERAKGKEKEKVDPKMEEFMENLKMYNEVSAQKTKAKERAVEEKARVAEEKLREKVRLSNEKIRISDEKNRLKEWEMITMDVD, encoded by the exons ATGGAACCCTTCAACAACCCGAACAATCCCAACAACCCGACCCAACCTAATGTTTTCTCGGTTCCGGCATATTATCCGACGctagaaccgaaccaattctcgCAATATTCATCAAATGCGTTTGCATCATTCCAACACTCGCCAAACCAATTCGCTCAATTCTCTCAAAATCAAGCCCTTCAACAAATGATGTTGCGGGGTGCTTATAATTTCCCACCGAACCCGACACCACCCGTTCAACCCCAACCGATCCCGACGCAACCCTTTCAACAATCCGAACCCGACGACGATGTGGAGGTTGTTCCCGAAACCCAACCGGCTAAAGGAAAAGGAAAACGAAACAAAGGCAAGCAAGTGGTTGGTGAGCAATCGTCAAAACCGAAGTCGACTAAGTGGACGCCAATCGAAGAAGAAGCCTTAGCCAAGGCTTTAATAGCCACGTCTAACAACAAGACAAAAG GTAATAATCAAACGGGTGATGGGTTTTGGTCCAAGGTTTTGGCGAAGTTCCTCGACCTTATGGACCAAGGCCTGTATCGTGATATCGACTCGGTGTCGTCAAAGTGGCGGAAATTGAACTCGGCCGTCAATAGGTTTTGCGaggaatataataaaatatatacaagTGGGCGTCGTAGCGGCATGAGCGACGACGATGTTTTCAAACAAGCTTTGGACAAGTATAAGTCGAACAATG GAACCGAAATGGTCACCGATTCCCAACGAGGTGGAGATGGCGAAACGCCAAAAAAATCGGAAACGGGTAGTTTTAGCACCGGTGGATCGGACGCGAGGTgtcacataaacttaaatgatGACGCCGACTTTGACGAAGAGGAGTACGCCGTACATGAAGCGGAGCGTCCACCGGGCCGAGACAAATCAAATAAGGAGCGGGCCAaggggaaagaaaaggaaaaggtggaCCCGAAGATGGAAGAGTTTATGGAAAACTTAAAAATGTACAACGAAGTCTCGGCCCAAAAGACGAAGGCGAAGGAGCGGGCCGTCGAAGAAAAAGCTCGTGTAGCGGAAGAAAAGTTACGCGAGAAGGTCCGATTGTCGAATGAGAAAATCAGAATTTCGGATGAAAAAAATCGGCTCAAGGAATGGGAAATGATAACGATGGATGTCGATTAG